In Massilia forsythiae, one DNA window encodes the following:
- a CDS encoding PEP-CTERM sorting domain-containing protein, translating into MKRVFAAAVLAAASAAALASPISTTVDFSNGQQGWDAGPPFDGNQGVWIDASLGNGAPALHTVNPETFGVHWSTTGNQAFIGNYGASASVTLGIDVLANSIVYLGREVHRRLVVELRDYDDPYQDMPYTSVWYDLGEIGADKGGWQHLSVTIGDTAAAALPAGWGGYGNTVDEPSLPPGRSFADVLASVDEISFTTFVPGYFYGWTAYDIAVDNIAISADAEVPEPGSLAMLAGGLGVLAWARRRRTSGRHALERRT; encoded by the coding sequence ATGAAACGTGTTTTCGCTGCAGCAGTACTCGCCGCCGCATCCGCCGCCGCCCTCGCGTCGCCCATCTCGACCACCGTCGACTTTTCCAACGGCCAGCAAGGCTGGGACGCCGGCCCGCCGTTCGACGGCAACCAGGGCGTGTGGATCGATGCTTCGCTGGGCAACGGCGCGCCCGCGCTGCACACGGTCAACCCGGAAACCTTCGGCGTGCACTGGAGCACCACCGGCAACCAGGCCTTCATCGGCAACTACGGCGCCAGCGCTTCGGTGACACTGGGGATCGACGTGCTGGCCAACTCGATCGTCTATCTCGGCCGGGAAGTGCACCGCAGGCTGGTGGTCGAGCTGCGCGACTACGACGATCCCTACCAGGACATGCCGTACACCAGCGTCTGGTACGACCTGGGCGAGATCGGCGCCGACAAGGGCGGCTGGCAGCACCTGTCGGTGACCATCGGCGACACCGCCGCGGCGGCGCTGCCGGCCGGCTGGGGCGGCTACGGCAATACCGTGGACGAGCCGAGCCTGCCGCCGGGACGCAGCTTCGCCGACGTGCTGGCAAGCGTCGACGAGATCAGTTTCACCACCTTCGTGCCGGGGTATTTCTACGGCTGGACGGCGTACGACATCGCGGTCGACAATATCGCCATCAGTGCCGACGCCGAGGTGCCCGAGCCGGGCAGCCTGGCGATGCTGGCGGGCGGCCTGGGCGTGCTGGCGTGGGCGCGCCGGCGCCGTACCAGCGGCCGCCATGCCCTGGAGCGCCGCACCTGA
- a CDS encoding SOS response-associated peptidase, translated as MCVNYRPPLPEQLDMVLGELVDLYRDLEWAIETWKDYDAPIVRAGAGGRRELCLAGYGMVPRRHIPPGVKVFDTMNARAESVAEKRSFAPAWQRSQLCAVPMTCFYEPNYESGHAERFGIGMRDDAPFFVAGLWREWAEDGGRVAASFTQITINADQHPLMRRFHKPGDEKRALVILAPDEVDAWLHCRDRELARSFLRPFPAAAMKAWPAPQPPRKPKAARPAPPAPPENLSLF; from the coding sequence ATGTGCGTCAACTACCGCCCTCCCCTGCCCGAACAGCTCGACATGGTCCTCGGCGAGCTGGTCGACCTGTATCGCGACCTGGAATGGGCGATTGAAACCTGGAAGGATTACGACGCCCCGATCGTGCGCGCCGGCGCCGGCGGCCGCCGCGAACTGTGCCTGGCCGGCTACGGCATGGTGCCGCGCCGCCATATCCCGCCCGGCGTGAAAGTGTTCGACACCATGAACGCGCGCGCCGAATCGGTCGCCGAAAAACGCTCGTTCGCGCCGGCCTGGCAGCGCAGCCAGTTGTGCGCGGTGCCGATGACCTGCTTCTACGAACCGAACTACGAGAGCGGCCATGCCGAGCGCTTCGGCATCGGCATGCGCGACGACGCGCCCTTCTTCGTGGCCGGCCTGTGGCGCGAATGGGCCGAGGACGGCGGCCGCGTGGCGGCCTCGTTCACCCAGATCACCATCAACGCCGACCAGCACCCGCTGATGCGCCGCTTCCACAAGCCCGGCGACGAAAAGCGCGCGCTGGTGATCCTGGCGCCGGATGAAGTCGACGCCTGGCTGCATTGCCGCGACCGCGAACTGGCGCGCAGCTTCCTGCGCCCGTTCCCGGCCGCGGCGATGAAGGCCTGGCCGGCGCCGCAGCCGCCGAGAAAGCCGAAAGCCGCCCGGCCGGCCCCGCCGGCGCCGCCGGAAAACCTGTCGCTGTTCTGA
- the gluQRS gene encoding tRNA glutamyl-Q(34) synthetase GluQRS, which translates to MSTIPYVGRFAPSPTGPLHAGSLVAALASWLDARAHGGAWLVRIEDIDEGRSVPGAAEDIVALLGRLGMVSDREIVWQSRRKPLYQAARERLAQRVYGCGCNRREIADSRLGTGPDGAAIYPGTCRHGLAPGREARSLRLRVPDAGADEIAFDDRFAGRVGQRLALESGDFVLKRADGYWAYQLAVVVDDAAQGVTDVVRGADLLDSTPRQIYLQRLLGVPTPRYLHVPVVRNGAGEKLSKQTGALAVQPDDEAGAVAALRQAAGFLGLDLGRQSPGTLAAFREAAVPAWQRLLAARGEDA; encoded by the coding sequence GTGAGCACCATTCCTTACGTCGGCCGTTTCGCCCCGTCCCCCACCGGCCCCTTGCACGCCGGCTCGCTGGTGGCGGCGCTGGCCAGCTGGCTCGACGCGCGCGCCCACGGCGGCGCGTGGCTGGTCCGCATCGAGGACATCGACGAAGGCAGGAGCGTGCCCGGCGCCGCCGAGGACATCGTCGCCTTGCTGGGCCGGCTGGGCATGGTGTCCGACCGCGAGATCGTGTGGCAGAGCCGGCGCAAGCCCCTCTACCAGGCCGCGCGCGAACGGCTGGCGCAGCGGGTGTACGGCTGCGGCTGCAACCGGCGCGAGATCGCCGATTCGCGCCTGGGCACGGGGCCGGACGGCGCCGCCATCTATCCCGGCACCTGCCGCCACGGCCTGGCGCCGGGGCGGGAAGCGCGCAGCCTGCGCCTGCGCGTGCCGGACGCCGGCGCCGACGAGATCGCCTTCGACGACCGCTTCGCCGGGCGCGTCGGCCAGCGGCTGGCGCTGGAATCCGGGGACTTCGTGCTCAAGCGCGCCGACGGCTACTGGGCCTACCAGTTGGCGGTGGTGGTGGACGATGCCGCGCAGGGCGTGACCGACGTCGTGCGCGGCGCCGACCTGCTCGATTCGACGCCGCGCCAGATCTACCTGCAGCGCCTGCTCGGCGTGCCGACGCCGCGCTACCTGCACGTGCCGGTGGTGCGCAACGGCGCCGGCGAAAAGCTGTCGAAGCAGACCGGGGCGCTGGCGGTGCAGCCGGACGACGAGGCCGGCGCCGTGGCGGCGCTGCGCCAGGCCGCCGGCTTCCTCGGGCTCGACCTCGGGCGGCAATCGCCGGGCACGCTGGCCGCGTTCCGGGAGGCCGCCGTCCCGGCCTGGCAGCGGCTGCTGGCCGCGCGCGGGGAAGATGCCTGA
- a CDS encoding CHRD domain-containing protein produces the protein MHGTPGTAVVTLETGGRSILVDMPFRDLVGTTAAAHIHCCTSEAFTGTAPVALPFAGFPTGVRAGDYSASIPLADAASWEPAFLAAHGGTVQGAASALLDAIAANEAYVNIHTSAYANGEIRGFLVAAPVPEPSGWAMLGAGMAGLLWLGRRRPQAPAGRLAA, from the coding sequence TTGCACGGCACTCCGGGCACCGCCGTGGTGACGCTGGAAACCGGCGGCCGCTCGATCCTGGTCGACATGCCCTTCCGCGACCTGGTCGGCACCACCGCCGCCGCCCACATCCATTGCTGCACCAGCGAAGCCTTTACGGGCACGGCGCCGGTGGCCCTGCCCTTCGCCGGCTTCCCGACCGGCGTGCGCGCCGGCGACTACAGCGCCTCGATCCCGCTGGCCGACGCAGCGTCCTGGGAACCGGCCTTCCTGGCCGCCCATGGCGGCACCGTGCAGGGCGCCGCCTCGGCCCTGCTCGACGCCATCGCCGCCAACGAGGCCTACGTCAACATCCACACCAGCGCCTATGCCAACGGCGAGATCCGCGGCTTCCTGGTGGCGGCGCCGGTGCCGGAGCCGTCCGGCTGGGCCATGCTCGGGGCCGGCATGGCGGGCCTGCTGTGGCTGGGCCGGCGCCGTCCGCAGGCGCCGGCGGGCCGTCTCGCAGCCTAG
- a CDS encoding DUF421 domain-containing protein — MFDMDLPWWEFVARGTMVYLALLLMVRLSGKRTVSQLSPFDLLVVMLLSEAVSNGLSGGDDSVSGGLIIAATLIVLNASIGLLSARSRKMESLLQGEAVLLGRDGVFFDKVMQRNRVGEADIEQALREADCARHQMQCAFLEAGGSITVLKRS; from the coding sequence ATGTTCGATATGGATTTGCCCTGGTGGGAATTCGTGGCCCGCGGCACCATGGTGTACCTGGCGCTGCTGCTGATGGTGCGCCTGTCCGGCAAGCGCACGGTCAGCCAGCTGAGTCCCTTCGACCTGCTGGTGGTCATGCTGCTGTCGGAAGCGGTGTCGAACGGCCTGTCGGGCGGCGACGATTCCGTCAGCGGCGGCCTGATCATCGCGGCCACGCTGATCGTGCTGAACGCCAGCATCGGCCTGCTCTCGGCGCGCAGCCGCAAGATGGAATCGCTGCTGCAGGGCGAAGCCGTGCTGCTGGGGCGCGATGGCGTGTTCTTCGACAAGGTCATGCAGCGCAACCGCGTCGGCGAGGCCGACATCGAGCAGGCGCTGCGCGAGGCCGATTGCGCGCGCCACCAGATGCAGTGCGCCTTCCTGGAAGCCGGCGGCAGCATCACGGTGCTCAAGCGCAGTTAG
- a CDS encoding response regulator codes for MTAPARIAIVEDEPELAALVADYARAAGHAPSVYHDGAAALAAFREDPPDLVVLDLMLPGLDGLALCRALRTFSDVPMIMVTARVEEIDRLLGLETGADDYVCKPFSPRELMARIKAILRRSGHGGAQAAAAPQQPPAVAIDEDARRIAIHGQPLDLTPSEYGILAALARRPGQVFSRARLLDLAREGNAGLDVADRAIDSHVKNLRRKLEAALPGVEAIHSIYGLGYRFDT; via the coding sequence ATGACGGCGCCGGCGCGCATCGCCATCGTCGAGGACGAGCCGGAACTGGCGGCGCTGGTGGCCGACTACGCGCGCGCGGCCGGCCACGCGCCCAGCGTGTACCACGACGGCGCCGCCGCGCTGGCGGCATTCCGCGAAGACCCGCCCGACCTGGTGGTGCTCGACCTGATGCTGCCCGGCCTGGACGGGCTGGCGCTGTGCCGCGCGCTGCGCACCTTTTCCGACGTGCCGATGATCATGGTGACGGCGCGGGTGGAAGAGATCGACCGCCTGCTGGGCCTGGAAACCGGCGCCGACGACTACGTCTGCAAGCCCTTCAGCCCGCGCGAGCTGATGGCGCGCATCAAGGCGATCCTGCGCCGCAGCGGCCACGGCGGGGCGCAGGCCGCAGCGGCGCCGCAGCAGCCGCCGGCGGTCGCCATCGACGAGGACGCGCGCCGCATCGCCATCCACGGCCAGCCGCTCGACCTGACGCCGAGCGAGTACGGCATCCTGGCCGCGCTGGCGCGCCGGCCCGGCCAGGTGTTTTCGCGGGCGCGCCTGCTCGACCTGGCGCGCGAAGGCAACGCCGGCCTGGACGTGGCCGACCGCGCCATCGACAGCCACGTCAAGAACCTGCGGCGCAAGCTGGAAGCGGCACTGCCGGGCGTCGAGGCAATCCATTCGATCTACGGGCTGGGCTACCGCTTCGACACCTGA